The following nucleotide sequence is from Corynebacterium hindlerae.
GGTGAGATTCGACCGAATCCGTGAGGTGCTCGGCAGCCCCCGCGTCCACGACGTCACCTGCTCCATCGGCACCGAAGGCTCCGCGGCGGCCGGACTCGAGTACTTCGGCTCCGACCTGTCGCTGCCACGCCTGATCATGGCTAAAGCCAACGTAACCGGCCACTTTTTCCAGGCCGACGCTCTGCGCCCGGCCATGACCGCCGATGTGGTCATCGCCGATCCCGCCCGGCGGGCTGGCGGCCGACGCATCACCGCGCCGCAGGACCTGATCCCGCCCCTGCCTGACCTGCTGGCGACCATTTCCGGCGAGGCAGCCATCAAGTGCGCTCCCGGTATCGATTACACCTCCTGGGAGGGGCTGGTCTCCGTGGTCAGCGTCGACGGCGGGGTCAAGGAAGCCTGCCTTTACACTCCGGGGCTGGCTGGCGGGATCACCCGGGAGGCCGTGGTGATTCGGGGCAGGGGCGTCGATAAGCTCAGCGATGCCCTCCCGTCCGCCGACGAACTCGCCGCTCCGCACGGCACCTACCTTATTGACCCCGACGGCGCGATCGTGCGCGCCGGGCTCGTGCGCCAGTTCGCGGTGCGCGAGGGACTGTGGATGCTGGACGAGCGCATCGCATACCTCACCGGCGACCGGATTCCGGACGGCTACACCGGGTTCCCGATCCTGGAACAGGTGCCGCTGAAGAAGTTGAAGGGTGCTCTCGCGTCGTTTCAGCCGGGCTCGCTGGAGATTTTGGTGCGTGGGGTGGACATTGATCCGGATGCGCTGCGCAAGAAATTGCGGCCGCGTGGGGAGCGTCCGATGGCCGTCGTGGTGACGCGGATCGGGTCCCAGGGGGTGGCGTTCATCTGTGGGGCGCGCGGGGTAGGATCGTAAAAAACGAAACGGAGGAACGATGCCCGCTATTGTGGTCCTGGTAAAGAATGTGCCGGACACCTGGTCAACAAAGACACTGAATGAGGACTTCACCCTCCACCGCGAGGGCGTCGATGAGGTTATCGACGAAATCAACGAATACGCCGTGGAGCAGGCACTACGCATCCGCGAAGCGAACCCCGGACACGAGGTAATCGCACTATCCGCTGGCCCATTCCGGGCGCAGGAGGCGCTGCGGAAGGCGCTCGCGATGGGGGCGGACAAGGCCGTGCTGCTTTCCGACGCCGCCCTTGCCGGATCCGACGTGCTCGGCACGGCGTGGGCCCTGACCAGCGCGATCAATACTCTGGGTGATGTCCAGCTGATCGTCGCCGGGAACGCCTCGTCCGACGGCGCGATGGGGGCGCTGCCGGGAATCCTCGCGGAGTACCGTCAGATTCCATCGCTCACGAACCTGTCCTCCGTTGCCGTAGCCGACGGCGTGGTCTCGGGAGTCAAGGAAGCCCCAGAAGGCTCCTACCAGCTGCAGGCGTCGTTGCCGGCGCTGATCTCTGTGACAGAAAAGACGGACAAGCCGCGGTTCCCTAATTTCAAGGGCATCATGGCTGCAAAGAAAGCCGACATTGCCGTGCTCACCCTGGCGGAAGTGGGGGTCGACCCTTCGCAAGTGGGACTGGCCAACGCCGCAACGGCTGTCACCGCAGCTGAGCCACGCCCGGAGCGCGACGGTGGGGAAATGGTGTACACCGACGGCGCAGAGCGCATCTACCAGTTCATTCAGGAGGCCATCAAGTGACGTACGTACTCGCAGCAGGGTCCCACACCCTGGAACTGATCGCGGCTGCCCAGGTGCTGGGCGATGTCACCGTCGTGTCCTTTGACGAGGAACAGTACCCCGCCAACATTGTCCGCTGCTCCGCCGAGGGGCGCGTAGTGATGCCGGCGGTGGATGCGCTGTCCATGCTCGCGGCCCAGAACCCGCAGCCGATTGTGCTGCTCGCGGACTCCGTGGGCAACGAGATCGCCGGTCGTCTCGCTGCCCGTCTCGCCTCCGGCGTGCTCACCAACGTGGTGGGCATCAACGCGGACCGTACCGCGCAACTGTCCATCTTCGGCGACACCATCTCCGGCACCGCAGCGGTGGGTGGCACCAGCCCGATCTACACCATCCGCCCCGGCTCTGTCACCCCGGTACACCCCGGTTCCGGTGCGGTGACCACCATGGAACTCCCAGCAGCTGGCGTTATGGATGCTCAAGTAACTGGCTTCACCCCGGCTGTTGAGGGGGAGCGCCCTGAACTGGCGACCGCTAAGGTCGTGGTGTCTGGTGGGCGCGGCGTCGGCGAGAGTGGCTTCGCAGAGTACGTTGAGCCGCTTGCCGACGCCCTGGGCGGCGCCGTGGGTGCCACCCGCGACGCGGTCGACGACGGCCAGTACCCAGCTCAGTACCAGGTGGGACAAACCGGTGTGACGGTGTCGCCAGATCTATACATCGCGCTCGGTATCTCGGGAGCCATCCAGCACACCTCGGGTATGCAGACCTCGAAGAAGATCATCGCTGTGAACAACGACGAGGACGCCCCGATCTTTAAGATCGCCGACCTCGGTGTCGTCGGCGACGTGGAAGACATCATCCCTGAGCTGCTGAAGAAGTTCTAGTGTATTTCGATCACGCTGCTACCACACCGATCCGCCAGGTAGCGCGAGATGCCTGGCTAGCGGCCTCCGAGTTTCTCAACCCCGCCGGCCAGTACGCGGCGGGGAGGGCGGCGAACCGGGCGTTATCCGAGGCCCGGGAAGCGGTGGCCTCCCTGCTGGACTGCGAGCCGATCGAAGTCATTTTCACCGGTTCCGGTACTGAGGCCGACAACCTGGCCATTCAGGGCCTGTTTCGGCAGTCGGAGCTTAGCCGCGTGGTCTCCACCGAGATCGAACACCCGGCGGTGCTGGAAACCGTGGCGGCCCTTGGCGCGGACGTTGCGATGCTGCCACTTACCGACGGACGGGTGTCCTCCTTCGAGCCATTGGCCGAGCCTGCGGCCCTGGCCACCTGCATGTGGGCGAACAACGAAACGGGCATCCTCCAGCCGGTCCATGAGCTGGTTGAGGCAGCGGGGCAGACCCCGGTACATGTGGACGCGGTGCAGGCAGTGGGGCACATCCCTGTGTCCTTTGCTTCGCTCGGCGCCACCACACTGGCTGCCTCTGCGCACAAGTTCGGCGGGCCGAGGGGCGTCGGGATCCTGCTGGCGCGCCGCTCCGGGCTGGCACCCACCCTGTACGGTGGCGGCCAGCAGCGAGGGATCCGCCCCGGCACCATCGACGTGGCGGGAGCCGTGGCAACGGCAGCGGCTTTGCGCGAGGCAGTGGCGGAGATCGACACAGAACAGGCACGGCTGTCCGAGCTGCGTGATCGGCTCCGCGCAGGCATCGAGCTTATCGACGGCGCAGTCATCCATTCAACGGGCGACCTCCTACCGGGACACCTGCACGTTTCTTTCCCAGGGGCCGAAGGCGACAGCCTGATCATGCTTTTAGACATGCTCGGAGTGGCGGCGTCCACGGGATCGGCGTGTGCGAGTGGCGTGAACCGCGCGAGCCACGTCCTGCTCGCCATGGGGGTGCCTGAGGAGGTGGCGCGGGGCGCCTTGCGGCTGACCCTCGGTCGGACAACCACGTCGGATGAAGTCGAGTTTTTACTAGCCCACTTGGGGGGAATAGCCCGTCAAGCCCGAGAAGCGGGAATGGCAATCTGATAATCTGAATCCGCTGCAATGTACGGGAATGCCGGTGAGAATCCGGCAGCGGTCCTCGTCACTGTATTGCTTCTTAGGACAGGTGGCTTTCACCTGTCGGCGCTGCGCGTGTTCACTTCCTGTTGGCATCACGGGTGGGAAGGACGTGCGCGAGGTTTTCAGCGTGGAAGCTAAGCCAGGAGACCGATTGCAGTGGCCTACTCATACAGGTTCGCGAGATGGACGGACCTAAAGTTGGAAAGAAGATTGTCATGCATATTGCCGAGGGATTTCTCCCCGTCGAGCATTGCGTAGCCTGGGGTGCGGCTGCCACCCCCTTTGTTGTTTATGGTGCTTACGCAGTCAACAAACAGATCAAGGAACGTCCAGAAACCGGCATGCTGTTGGGTGCTGCCGGTGCTTTTACCTTCGTGCTGAGCGCGTTGAAGATCCCGTCCGTGACCGGTTCTTCCTCCCACCCCACCGGCACTGGCCTCGGAGCGGTGTTGTTCAAACCACCGGTGATGGCGTTCATCGGTACCATTGTCCTGCTGTTCCAAGCAATTTTGCTGGCGCACGGTGGCCTCACCACCCTGGGGGCAAACGTGTTCTCCATGGCGATCGTGGGCCCGTGGGTAGCGTACGCGGTGTGGAAGCTCCTGGGATCCAAGTCCCCTGAGCTGGCCATGTTCTCCGCTGCATTCCTCGGCAACTTCGCCACCTACTGCGTTACCGCGCTGCAGTTGGCGGCAGCACACCATGCTGCTGGTTTCGCTAACGCCGCCGGAACCTTCCTGGCGCTGTACGCCCCAACTCAGGTGCCACTGTCCATCGTGGAAGGCATCGTGTCCGTGCTGATCTTCCGCAGCCTGCGTCAGATCGCGAAGAAGGAACTGACCGTTCTGGGCATCCCTGTGGCTGCCCCGAAGCGAGAGATGGTGGCAGCCTAAAATGAAGAACCTAGTTTTGGTCATCGTGGCCGGCGTTCTGATCATGTTCCCGATGTTCTTCAATTTCGGTGACCCGGACGCTGAAGAACAATTCGTGGGCACCGACGCGGGTGCGGAAACCTTGGTGGAAGAGGCTAACCCTGATTATGAACCATGGTTCGAATCTGTTGCTGGTGAACTGCCAGGAGAAGTGGAGTCCGGCCGGTTCGCGCTGCAAGCTGGTCTTGGTGCTGGCCTGCTCGGTTATGTCCTCGGTGTGTTCCGTGGCCGTACCCAGCGTGCTGAGGAATCTGCTGCTGTCTAAATGAATGCCCTGGAACTAGCCGCTGCTAGGAGCCGCTGGGCGCACGTGAATGTGGGCGAAAAAAGCCTGCTCATCGTACTGCTGTTTATTGCGATCTCGGTTTCCGGTATCAAACTCGCAGTGATCGCCGCTATCACCTTGGTGATGGCGGTCGCTGCTGGGATCAACTGGAAACTGTACCTGGGTCTGGTCGGGGCCCCGGCGACGTTCATCGCGCTGGGCCTCGGCCCGCTCATTTTCTCCATTACCTCCGGCGGGTTGATCATGGTCCCAGGAGGGGTGGCGCACGCCGGTGAGGTGTTGGCTAGGTCCGTGGTGGGCATGGGAATCACCATGTTGTTTGCGCTGACCACCCCGATGTCCGAGATCCTCATGTTCGCGCGTCGTCGGCACCTTCCGGAGTCGCTCGTGCACGTCACGGGCCTGATATACCGCCTGGTGGGTGCCCTGGTGGTGACGGCGAAGACGATGTGGGAGGCCCAGGCCGCCCGGCTCGGGCATAGCAGTACCCGCCGGTGGGTGGGTTCGGTTGCGGGCCAAGCAGCGTCGCTATTTGTGCTGTCCTTTGCCAGGGCTCGGGCGCTGCAAGAAGGATTGGAACTGCGGGCGGATCCCACCGCGATGAAAGTGCGTACTGTGGCGCGCCCCGTGAACTGGCTCCGTGCCTGCGGCGCCGTGATTGTGATGAGTTTATTATGTCTGTTCTAGAGACCCGTGACCTGACTTTTTCCCACGATCAGCCTGTGCTGAACGGGGTCGACCTAGCCGTGGCAGCGGGGGAACGCCTCGCGATCCTCGGTGCGAATGGCTCCGGGAAGTCCACGCTGCTCAAGCTGTTAGCGGGGGCGTGGCAGCCTCAATCTGGCACGGTTTTGCTCGATGACACGCCGATGGAGTACACCAGGCGCGGCCGGGACCATGTGCGCCGCAATGTGCAGCTTGTGCTGCAGGAACCCGATGAACAAATCTTCGCCACCACGGTTGCGGAGGACGTGTCTTTCGGCCCCGTGAACATGGGATTGGAGGAGTCGGACGTCGATAAGCGCGTGCGTGAGGCGCTGGCCACCTGCGAAATCACTGGCCTTGCTGACCGCGTCCCCCACCAGCTTTCCTACGGCCAACGCAAACTCGTGGCGCTGGCCGGTGCGCTGGCGATGCAGCCACGCGTCCTCCTTCTCGACGAGCCGACCGCCGGCCTCGACCCCGTCGCCTCCGACCGCCTGCTAGCCACGCTGCTGCAGCTTAACGACGCCGGAACAACCATCGTCATCTCCACGCACGAAATCGACTTCGCCTACGCTTTCGCAGCGTCGGTGGGAGTCCTCGTTGACGGGACGATCCGCTCTGGTGACCGAACCCTCCTTACCGACCCATCGCTGCTGGCCGCGGCGCGTCTGCGCCCACCGTGGGCGCCACTGGTATCAGAAAAAATCGGAAAAGCCGTCGAACGGGTGGAAGATCTATTAGGGTAGAGGGGCACATTCGTCACACGGGAGCGGAGCCGATTCTTCGCTGAGAGGACGCAACAAAACACGGAGCGTCGACCGTTTAACCTGTCCGGATAATGCCGGCGTAGGGAGGTTTAAATGATCACCACTGGACCCATTTACCGCAGCGAAAAGGTCTACCAGGAGGTGTCCTTCGAGGGACACACCCTGAAAATTCCAGCTCGACGCATCGGCCTCACGACTGGCGAACATTTCGACGTGTACGACACCTCAGGCCCGTACACGCTCGAAGATCCGCAGCTGGATCTGGAAAAGGGATTGTCGCCAGTTCGTACCTGGGAGCCAGCGGAAGCAGTACCGGCTTCCGAAGAGCACCCAGAACTTCGCGTTCAAACTCAGCTCGCGTGGGCGCGAGCCGGGATCATCACCCCGGAGATGGCATTCTGCGCGGCACGCGAGGGATTCTCGCCGGAGTTCGTGCGATCCGAAGTAGCCGCGGGGCGGGCCGTGATCTGCGCGAACCGTAAGCACCCGGAGCTGGAGCCGATGATCATCGGTAAGGCGTTCGCGGTGAAGATCAACGCCAACATCGGCAATTCCGCCGTCACCTCATCCATCGATGAGGAAGTGGAGAAAATGGTGTGGGCGACGCGCTGGGGCGCGGACACCATCATGGACCTTTCCACAGGCAAGGACATTCACGAAACCCGCGAATGGATCCTACGCAACTCCCCAGTACCTGTGGGAACGGTGCCGATCTACCAGGCGCTCGAAAAAGTTAAGGGCGACCCAACAAAATTGACCTGGGAGATCTACCGCGACACCATCATTGAACAGTGCGAACAGGGCGTCGACTACATGACCGTCCACGCCGGCGTACTCCTGCGCTACATCCCGCTGGCCGCCGACCGCGTCACTGGCATCGTCTCTCGCGGCGGCTCCATCATGGCTGCCTGGTGTCTGAAAGAGCACCGCGAATCCTTCCTGTACGAAAACTTCGCCGAGCTCTGCGACATCCTCGCTCAGTATGACGTCACCTTCTCCCTCGGCGACGGTCTGCGTCCAGGTTCCATCGCGGACGCCAATGACGAAGCTCAGCTGGCAGAACTGCGCACGTTGGGCGAACTGACTCTCATCGCGCGCTCCCGCGGCGTCCAGGTCATGATCGAAGGCCCCGGCCACGTTCCGATGCACAAGATCCCAGTCAACGTCGAATGGGAAGAGGACTGGTGCCACGGCGCACCTTTCTACACCCTGGGGCCCCTGGCGACAGACATTGCACCAGGCTACGACCACATCACCTCCGCGATCGGCGCTGCGATCATCGGCCAGGCTGGGACCGCGATGTTGTGTTACGTCACCCCGAAGGAACACCTCGGGTTGCCGAACCGCGATGACGTGAAGGTCGGCGTTATCACCTATAAGATCGCCGCCCACGCGGCGGACCTGGCGAAGCAGCACCCGCGTGCCCAGGAGCGAGACGATGCGCTGTCTCGCGCGAGGTTCGAATTCCGCTGGCATGACCAGTTCGCGTTGGCTCTGGATCCGGACACCGCACTGTCTTATCACGACGAGACCCTCCCAGCAGAGCCTGCGAAGACGGCGCATTTCTGCTCGATGTGTGGTCCGAAGTTCTGCTCCATGAAGATCTCGCAGGATGTGCGGGACTATGCGGCGGAGCATGGGCTTGAGACTGTGGAGGCCATTGAGGCGGGCATGAAGGAGAAGTCGGCGGAGTTTGCTGAGTCGGGTTCTCGCGTGTACTTGCCGGTGGTGGAGAGCTAGCAGATATCGGGTGGGCTGAGCTGTTTTTGGCTCTAGCCCGACCGGAACTAACTAACTGTGTTTTTTCCTACAAAACTCTTACGTTTATTTACAGTAATGAGCAGCCAATTTTATTATTTGAGGGTCATCGTTTCTCTCAACTAGGAAAGGCTCTCTCGTGGAGTTTGTTTTCTACAGTTTGTGTGCAATTGCACTCGTTCTGGTGTTATTCAAGCCAGAAAAAGAAAAGCTGGCATTCAGCTTGTTGGTCGGATCATTTGCATTTTCTGTGCTGATGTTCTTCATGGCTTCTGCTACGTCAATTGTTCCGGCGGTGAACCTGTAAATGTTCGATGCAAAGGTTTTCCGTTTTATTCTGGCCGCAGCGGTCTTTATTATCATGGCGTTTCCGGTGGGCGTCGCAAACATCTACCTAGGCTTTATTAATGGTGAATCCCCGTGCATCCTCTGTGGTAACGAGCGCTTTGGTATGGTCCTCATCGGGGCCTTGGGGGTATTTATCCTGCGCTACGGGGCACGTATGCGCTACATGGTAACTCTCCTGTTGGTGGCCTTCTATTATCTGTACACCACGGTGCGCCACTGGGGTGGACGTGCTAATGCTGACCTTGGTCAAGGGTTTGGTGACGCCGTGTTGGGTGTTCACACCTACACCTGGGGCATCCTGGTGTACTGGGTTGTGATTGGTGTTCTCGCGGTTGGTTTCATCTTTATCGGAAAAGATAAGGTGCTGGCGCAGGAATTTATTTCCACTGAGGTGAACGTAAAGAAATTCTCTCCCGCCACTAAATTTGTGACCATCGTCGCCATTCTTATTACGTGCACTAACTGTCTTCAATTTCTCATTGGTAATGGTATTCCTCCCTATGCGGGGGCAGGGGATCCGGCGCGGTTCACTTTTAATATTGCACAAACCGCGAAATACTGGGATAAGGAGCATCAGTATGAATCTCTTGGTGACATTCGGCTACACAAATTTAATGCACCCGACCCGCATAAAGGTATTGAGTTTGATACCAGCCCACTAGTAGGAAAAGAAACCTTGGAGCTGGCCGGTACTCAGGAGATCGGTTTCCCCGTCGCAGGCTTCCGTGGAAAAGGTCGTGCTGCTGGTATCGCCTATGATTCCGACAATGACAAGTTTGGTCTGGTCTCCTCCGATGGTGGCTTTTACTACACTGACGAGAATTTTAAAGAGTACTCCTCGTTTGCCCGGGTGGACGTTCCTAATGGCTCCGATATTCACAACACCGTAGATGCGGCCTACTTTAAACCAGGCGGTTTGGTTGCGATTGCGCAGAACAAAACGATCTACGGTGCTGTGATTCAAGATGAAGTGGATGAGAAGATTGCCTGGAAGGATTTCACTGATACTTCAGGCGACATCATGCCGATCTTCGACTCGAAGGGGCGTCCGGAGCTGCGGACTATTCGGGCTCGGATGGCCTACACGTTGTCAGTCGCTTCGGAAAGCACGGCAGACACATTTGTCACTCTCAGTGTTCCGCATGAGCGCTCTAAGCAGGTGGTTATATCGGAGTTTTCTAAAGCGGACAACAAGCTGATCCGGGAAGGGGTGTTGGACGCCGAAGGGGTGTATCCGGTGGGTGCAGACCTGCACGACGGACTCCTGTATGTCCTGTCTAAGGAACACAACAGTCTCTTAACCATTGATATTGCGGACTTTAGTGTGAAAGAGATTCGAAACCTGCCTGAGCTTGGCGATGTTCGCGACGTGGCGGTATCCGGAAAGAGCGCCTTTGTGCTTGCACACGATGGTGACCGTGATTTAGTTCATGAGCTAAAGATTTCCTAGAAAATCTGCACGTTAACGCGCCCCGGCTCACTAGGGTGGGGTGCGTTAGTTGTCTTCGGTCAGCCTGCGGCCGTTGGATCTTCGGGCTTGCGGGCTGTTGTTTCTGTGGTGTTTTCCGGCGCTATCGACCAACACGGGGTATCTACTGAGCACCATTGCGATGTGTGCTTCGATGGCGCTGTCGTCGTTCCAGCCGTGGTGTTTCGGGCAGAGTGGGGCGAGGTTGTCGATACTGGTTGGTCCGCCTCGCGCCCACGGTACGACGTGGTGGGATTCGCAGCGGCTGATCGATTCGTTGCAGCCTGGGTAAGCGCAGCATCCATCTCGGGAGAACATTGCCAGACGCTGGTAGAAGGTGGCTGATCGGCCGGCTGTTACTAGCTTTTTCACTGCGCCGTGGTGATCGTGGACCACGATGTAGTCAACGATGCGGTGGCCGTCGAGCAGTTTGAGGTCGAAGAGGGTGAGGTCGATGCCGACGTGGCTGCCGAACTTCGCTTCCCAGTTGAATTCGTGTTCTTCGGTGACGCCGATGACGAGGGAGCAGTGCCCGACCTGGTCGATGCGGGTGGCGGAAGCCCAGCGCAACACTTGGAAGAAATTGTCTGCGTGTCGTTGGGCTACGGTTCGGTTGTCGTCTTTGCGTCGGTCCTCGGTGGCCTGTTCCGCGCGCCAGGCGTCATCCATGAGTGATTTCAGGAGTGCGGCGTGGGCCGCTGGTGCGTAGCCGTGGAAGCTGCAGCCACCGTGCTCGTCTTGTTCGCGTAGCTGGAAACGGCGCTGGTTGTAGGCTTCGTGTGGATCCTTGGCCAGGCGCCGGTTTTCTTCGCGGACAAGTTTCTTGGCGTAGGCGTGTGTTGCCTTGGGGGAGGACTCGGCGGCGGAGGCTGCGGCGAGGTTGTAAATCTCGGTGCGCCGTTTGGATGCTGAGCTTAGTTTCTCTAGAGCCGACAAAATGAGGTCTTGGTGCTCAACTGGGACACCTTCCCCCCAGGGATTCAGGGAGCGTCGGTGAATGCGGCGGGCTTCGCTAGCCGACACCCCAGCACGTTCCAATTTGTTGCGCTCATACCCCGAAGCCATGTCTGTTTCGAGCCGGGCAATCAGCTCCTTGATCTCCAGCAATGCGGGGAAATGTTCGAAAGGCTCACCGAAGTCAATGGAGTGTTGAAGTAACTCCTTGACCTGGGTAAGTGTTGAAGATTCCCCGAATTTCATACCCCCATTCTATCCCAGCAAGGATTAGAACACAAGAGCTAATCGAAACTTTTTGTGCGGGGCCAGAGCGAGAGGGAGACTAGTAGGCCGGCAAGTGTGGCGATGGTCCACCATAGAAAAAATGGGCTCGTAGCAACCCAATCCACGCTGGTCATGCAAACGAACCCAGCGATCAATGCAACGACCGCCGCATTCAACAAAGAGCGTCGCTTCCAGAAGTACAGTTCAAGGACGAGCCAGCTGACTATAAAGACAGGAACTAAGACCACTGCAGCATCCTTTCTCCCAAGATATCGACGCTTGCTGGAGTGTTGGTGTTCACGAAGGTAACTCGCTTTCCGTTGGGGTCGAATATCAACATCGTTCGATAACCTCCAGTACCGCCGTTGTGCCACATTCCGGCTTCATCGTGCACCCAGACGTAAGGGGGCACTCCAACAGAACGCACATGTGCGGCAAACAGTGCCATGTCGTGGGCGGTGGAGCGGATGGCGCCAGCAGGGGCATAGCCGTCCATCTCCCAGTTCGCGGCCACGCGGCCACGGCCATTTAGCCCGTGCGGTGCATCAGCGGCGCTACCAATCAAAGCAACGTAAGACTCAGACATGCCTAGCGGTGTGAAGATATCTTGTTGCACCATCTCTTCCCATGTTCGGCCGTCTTTGGTCGCTATTAACTGTCCAAGAAAAGCCACCCCCAGGTTCGAGTAGTTGCGCTCGCCTTGGCCCTTGAGTTTTGCATCGAGAGCCATCTCTAAAATGTCGTCGCGCGTCACCGTTCCATAGGGGTTACGCTCAACAAACAAGGAAACCAAATCCAATCCTGGATTACGTGGCAAGCCCGCCTCATGGTTGGCGAGCTGCTCTAACGTAACGGAACCGATGGGGGCGCCGTGCGTGTCGATGATGTCGGAGACCTTGGTGTCTAGCTGAACAGTGCCCTTCTCGACGGCCTGCCGCAGCAATTCCGCAGTGAAGGTCTTGGTCACTGATCCAATTTCTACTTCCGTATGTTCGTCGGCTCCGAGTCCGGCAAACACTGGTTGATCGCCGTCAAGAACGAAGCCGGTCAATTCGAGTGCTCCTCGTGGAGCGTGCTCTTTCATGAACCCAGCGAGCCCCGGGTCTCCCGTCGGGTCGCTGGCGAGGGTAACTCGCTGTGGTCCAAAGACTAATAGCAGGGCAGTGGTGGCGAGGCCGCACAGTACGGCCACAATTTTCTTCATCGGTGATCCTCGCTAGCAGCAATGATGGTCAATAGGGGCACGACTCGTGCGGGCGGAATCTCAAAGAGATTGTCTCGCTTGCGCACCCAGCCCGCGGCCTGGAGCGCTGTGAGGTGGTGGTATGCAGCGCCTGACGACGCCAACCCTTCCGCTACCAGCTCCGTAACCGGCGCGGGGGCGTCGAGAAGCCTGCGCAAGAGGGCGTGACGAATCGGGTGGGCGAGCGCGGAGACGCGCTCCATCGCGGAGTGGAAAATCTCATCGGTTAGGAACTGTGTTGGGCGAGCCCACTCATAGGAGTATTGCCGTGAACCCACCGTGACATCGCCCTGAAAGGAGACGATGCCACCCTCGTACGTCGGTGGAGATTGCTGTTCCAGCTTCGCAATTCGTTCTTCTAGTTCCGCGAGCTTTGCCTCAATTTCCATAATTCTAAAAATACCGAAAAATGGAATCAGGTGCAGCGGAGGTTGTTATTAGGAGGCTACCGTCGACTAAGCTAGTCCACCTGAAAGGGGAAAACATGCGAGTTCTGGCAGCAATGAGTGGCGGCGTCGATAGTGCGGTGGCGGCAGCCCGAGCGGTGGAGGCAGGCCATGATGTGGTTGGGGTCCATCTTGCGCTGTCCCGTGACCCACAGGCGGTCCGGGAGTCCTCCCGTGGTTGCTGTTCGCTGGAGGATTCCGCGGACGCGCGCCGGGTGTGTGACAAGCTCGGTATTCCGTTCTATGTGTGGGACTTTTCGGATCGCTTCAAGGAAGACGTCATCGATGATTTTGTCGATTCCTACGAACGTGGTGAAACCCCGAATCCGTGCCTGCGCTGCAATGAGAAAATCAAGTTCCGCGCGCTGCTGGAACGCGCCCGCGCCCTTGGCTTCGATGCCGTCG
It contains:
- the thiC gene encoding phosphomethylpyrimidine synthase ThiC, which produces MITTGPIYRSEKVYQEVSFEGHTLKIPARRIGLTTGEHFDVYDTSGPYTLEDPQLDLEKGLSPVRTWEPAEAVPASEEHPELRVQTQLAWARAGIITPEMAFCAAREGFSPEFVRSEVAAGRAVICANRKHPELEPMIIGKAFAVKINANIGNSAVTSSIDEEVEKMVWATRWGADTIMDLSTGKDIHETREWILRNSPVPVGTVPIYQALEKVKGDPTKLTWEIYRDTIIEQCEQGVDYMTVHAGVLLRYIPLAADRVTGIVSRGGSIMAAWCLKEHRESFLYENFAELCDILAQYDVTFSLGDGLRPGSIADANDEAQLAELRTLGELTLIARSRGVQVMIEGPGHVPMHKIPVNVEWEEDWCHGAPFYTLGPLATDIAPGYDHITSAIGAAIIGQAGTAMLCYVTPKEHLGLPNRDDVKVGVITYKIAAHAADLAKQHPRAQERDDALSRARFEFRWHDQFALALDPDTALSYHDETLPAEPAKTAHFCSMCGPKFCSMKISQDVRDYAAEHGLETVEAIEAGMKEKSAEFAESGSRVYLPVVES
- a CDS encoding disulfide bond formation protein B, with the protein product MFDAKVFRFILAAAVFIIMAFPVGVANIYLGFINGESPCILCGNERFGMVLIGALGVFILRYGARMRYMVTLLLVAFYYLYTTVRHWGGRANADLGQGFGDAVLGVHTYTWGILVYWVVIGVLAVGFIFIGKDKVLAQEFISTEVNVKKFSPATKFVTIVAILITCTNCLQFLIGNGIPPYAGAGDPARFTFNIAQTAKYWDKEHQYESLGDIRLHKFNAPDPHKGIEFDTSPLVGKETLELAGTQEIGFPVAGFRGKGRAAGIAYDSDNDKFGLVSSDGGFYYTDENFKEYSSFARVDVPNGSDIHNTVDAAYFKPGGLVAIAQNKTIYGAVIQDEVDEKIAWKDFTDTSGDIMPIFDSKGRPELRTIRARMAYTLSVASESTADTFVTLSVPHERSKQVVISEFSKADNKLIREGVLDAEGVYPVGADLHDGLLYVLSKEHNSLLTIDIADFSVKEIRNLPELGDVRDVAVSGKSAFVLAHDGDRDLVHELKIS
- a CDS encoding HNH endonuclease signature motif containing protein; its protein translation is MKFGESSTLTQVKELLQHSIDFGEPFEHFPALLEIKELIARLETDMASGYERNKLERAGVSASEARRIHRRSLNPWGEGVPVEHQDLILSALEKLSSASKRRTEIYNLAAASAAESSPKATHAYAKKLVREENRRLAKDPHEAYNQRRFQLREQDEHGGCSFHGYAPAAHAALLKSLMDDAWRAEQATEDRRKDDNRTVAQRHADNFFQVLRWASATRIDQVGHCSLVIGVTEEHEFNWEAKFGSHVGIDLTLFDLKLLDGHRIVDYIVVHDHHGAVKKLVTAGRSATFYQRLAMFSRDGCCAYPGCNESISRCESHHVVPWARGGPTSIDNLAPLCPKHHGWNDDSAIEAHIAMVLSRYPVLVDSAGKHHRNNSPQARRSNGRRLTEDN
- a CDS encoding serine hydrolase domain-containing protein, with amino-acid sequence MKKIVAVLCGLATTALLLVFGPQRVTLASDPTGDPGLAGFMKEHAPRGALELTGFVLDGDQPVFAGLGADEHTEVEIGSVTKTFTAELLRQAVEKGTVQLDTKVSDIIDTHGAPIGSVTLEQLANHEAGLPRNPGLDLVSLFVERNPYGTVTRDDILEMALDAKLKGQGERNYSNLGVAFLGQLIATKDGRTWEEMVQQDIFTPLGMSESYVALIGSAADAPHGLNGRGRVAANWEMDGYAPAGAIRSTAHDMALFAAHVRSVGVPPYVWVHDEAGMWHNGGTGGYRTMLIFDPNGKRVTFVNTNTPASVDILGERMLQWS
- a CDS encoding ArsR/SmtB family transcription factor codes for the protein MEIEAKLAELEERIAKLEQQSPPTYEGGIVSFQGDVTVGSRQYSYEWARPTQFLTDEIFHSAMERVSALAHPIRHALLRRLLDAPAPVTELVAEGLASSGAAYHHLTALQAAGWVRKRDNLFEIPPARVVPLLTIIAASEDHR